The region TTGacttaaaatgtgttaatttgagTACAACATAAGTTTTActtataaacaaaaacaaacactccactTCATTAATCTACAGTCTGAAACATCAGCCTCACACTTCACTgatattaattttattttcaaatatataatatttaataaattgtcacagattttaaacatgaaactgacCTCTCAAGTAGATTTTATCTGGCACTAAACTCCATCTACATGTTGACCAAACAAATCTTTGACGCAGTAACTCTACATACTTTACTAATTTTACCCGGTAATCCAGCAATGGCCATGatatcagttttatttatatattaatttcaGATGGTGATTATTTAATGTACACTTAATGAACTGTTGAACAAACTGGTAACTGAGCTTATTTTTGGTTTGATGGATAATTCAGCAGACAGATACTGCAAAATGTAGACTTGTGCAATCAACCAAATTAATTACTTCTGGACCAAACTCGGCCAGTTAggacaaacatttttttggtgAATGCGGCCCCTGATTCTGTTTCCAGCTTTCACAAATCCATCATCTGTCAGGATCTACAGATGAGTTCAGGCTTGCACACAGAACCACACAACAGCTAGTTACTTATCAATCAAAAGTTTTTAATACgtataaaaaacaacaagacagaccccacacacacacacacacgcacacgcacacacacacacacaaagacacactatCAAGACACAGGCGTTCTATACATGATGAATCCTACAGAGACGGAGGACATGTGATCTCTACTGTGGCGACTCGGCTGCGTCACGCTCTCTTTGTCGGCTCCTGTTAGCGATCCGGGCTGAGGAGTTTTTTCCTGTGATGCTGTGCTCTGGTTGGGAGAGGAAACAGTCTGCACATCAGACAGGCTGCTCACTCACAGTCAATATGTGACATCAGGCTTCGTGTCTCTTTGTTTAAGCCCGTTGGTGCTCCTTCACAACTGTACACAGCAGTGATCAGTCCATCCCTCCGATGTCATGTTGTTTGTACGACTGCGAGACCAGACTCCCTGCTGAGGAACAGATcatgtcagacagacacatcatGGACACTGCTTTCACAATGTTTACTCCTTAGATCAACTACTGTAACTCTCAAATAAAGATCAGAATTCAAATAACAGTCAAATCTCAAATAGCCAACACAAACAATTAAATGCCCGTAGCTAATAAAGGACGGATAAAAAGAACTGGAGGAATGGTGGAATTACCTGTACTCTGATGTCTCACGTGATAAAGTCtgtataatgtacatttccacagcactaattccatcagtacaacagAGGCATGTCATATTCACCACTCTGCTTAAAACACTCTTCTTAACAAtaacactgttttcattcactaattAATTCTGATCACTTCTACTATCGCTGTTAAGCTACTATTAATAAAActgaacacttcctgcagatgtttcaagCTGCTGGAAGGcgtttaatgtgaaaaatgtatgcaggaagtgttgagtttcactGACAGCAGCTTAACAGCGACAGAACGAACGGAAAAGTGTAAGCGACTGAAATTAAAGTGTTTTCAGCAGATTGGTGAGTACAGCATGAGCCATGactgttgttgtactgatggaattagtgctgtggaaatgtacattatgctgaatttatcaagacaactggtaaacatggaggaaggGTTGAGTTTACattaacaacaaattaaaatagGTGGTAATGtggtatttttatttgactAGAGCTGGAACTGTTTTTAACACGAGAACAGTATCGattaaaaaataacactttAATTTTTgctgaatataaacatgttttcctgATGAAGTTTTTAACATGCATcagtaacaacaaaaacatttttagaacTGGTTTCCAGCTCGACAACCTGGACCGGCTTTGCCAAGTTTTTAAATTTGGAGTCATTGGAGTGAGAATAGTGCTTCTGGAGAACATCTTATTAAATATGTTatgaatagttcaacattttgggaaatagtctttctttctgagagcGAGATGTCCAGATGGATCTTATGTCTATGTGTCaagtatggagctggagtcagggcgttgttagcctagcttagcataaagactggaagcagggggaaacagctagcctggctctgtccaaagtaaaaaaaaacaaaaaaaaactcatctcAGGAcatctgaagctcactaataaacgtggtatcatgtttgttttatccatACATAGACATACATGACAAACAACAGCTGGGTGCAGCTCCCTGAAGTCTTGTTATCATATTAAGGTTGGCAGGTTTGGTACTATCGTGGCTCCGCAGAGACCAAGACCAAAACCTGTGTTCACTGATTGTATCTGGCGAGAAACCCAGCACTGAACTCccaccaaaaccacaaacatttcctttgaCATTTTCTGATTGTGTACAAGATTAATATCTTCTCACCTCaatttcagaaagaaaacaaataactattcctttaagaatgatttacattatgtttgttttgttttcctcttctttcttgcTGTCTTCAGATTTTGCACGTGGCTTTGCTGATAAAATAAGCAGTAATGTTAGGAATGTAAGACTAATGTTAGACTACTAAACGTCTAATCTTCAATGCGATCATACAATTGATTTATATGTATTTGTtcgtttgctgctgctgctgttgatatGCGTTGGTTGTAATTTTTATAACATAGTTTTGTACAAAAGCAGCGTTTCTCGACATTCTGAGGGAATTCTAAATTTCCACCGCACACCTGCACGGTTAGTGTAGCTGTTGGGTAACAGACGTTTTGATGGAAGATCAAAGTAGGATGAGTTCAGGCATTTATACCAACGACATAAACttccacacacagaaacaggaaagacaGGACCTGAGCAGCGCTGCTACAGACACATGTTCATGTCACATAACAAGCCCAAGGAGCGAGGTGGGAGTGGGAGCAGGAGGGTCAAAGGCCAAGCAGGAAGTAGATGTAGAGTAGCCAGTAGCCACTAGCCCGCAGGGAAACAAGCTGAACCATCCCACCGTTAGCCACGTCAACACCCATCTGCCAACTACAGTCCAACTTCACCAAGTTCAAATGACGGCAAATTAGTCGGTATGAGGCTGAGGTTAGCAGAGGTAATACAGTCATAAAGCCACAGTCTGGGAGGGATAAAACAATGTTGGTACAAGGAGTCACTGTAAATTCAGCACAGACAACTTGTTCCTGATCAGACAGCTGTTCCGCTCATTTGTCAATAATTAAtcataaaatgattaaatcaaTGAGTTAGTCTGCCTCTCAATACTTTGACTTCCCTACCCACGCAGCCCCAAGCCCagtggttcctactgaagacatacatATTCACAAACAGCTCACAGATAtatcatttaattttttttaaaggcttgttacttaaacaggaggaaatagagcATTAGTTGCAGTgctgatattattattatcattattactgatgcagGTGGCAAGCAAATCTGTCACATCGAGTTATTTCAGTATATTGTTTTGGTGGTTTGGAgcttttttatttgacatttaaatcagTTGTAACACCTGCTGAACGCCTGCATGTCTGATTAAGACACTTGCTGAGTTGCCTGCCGAGTTTCTGTGTACAGATTTCACACTCCACTTTGCTCACTTATTGTAAAAGAATATTTAGACTAAAAGTTGACATGAAAGCTGCCATTTTAGCCTGAAAAGTAACTGGTAGAAACGTCTGCAGCTCAAGGGCTGGCCCAGTTATATCACTGTAATTACATAATTTCAAGGTTGGAATTTAGCTACGACAGAACGGGTGTGTTATTTCTGAGAAGGCGCATGTTTCAGTACACAAGAGAGACttcagtacacaaacacacaggcccACACATGCTAAAAATAACGGGATACTTTTCACAGAAAATGGGAGGTTTTAGCGAGAATTCCCAGTTTTCAACCCTAATCCTAATCTAATGTCTCAGAAGCAGCTATTGCAGGACATCTACctcaaggaaaaaaataaataatacaattaaaataatagCAAAAATCTATAGCTGCATAAGAACATTAATTTAGACTGTAGCGGACTAAGTATGTGACCAGTCAGACTGTTTGATATCAATCATTTCATGCTGGACCAGATCTAATTTAATGAAGTACTGGTCTGATACACAATGCAGATTCTGTGTTCTGACCTCCAGACTCCGGCTTTACGGCAGGCAGGTCTCTGTCAgtgagggtggggggttggTGTTGGGTGAAAGCAGTacagggaggggggtgggggtgggggggggttgccttGGAGACAGGCTGGGCTGGTGCGGTGTCAGTCAGACTAGCAGGGCTGCAGGACTAGCAGAGGTCCCAGACTCAGCAGCAGGGGCGGTGGCGTGCTTACCTGTGGCCAGGCCCCCCTCTGCTCTgcccttcatccctcctcctcctcctcctcctgggccAGAGCTGCCCAGGGCCTCCACGGGGAAGGAGGGCCGTTCACCCCTGTAAGGCTTGGGCCTGAAGGGGAAGTCTTTGTCTTTACCTTTGGAGCCTTTGGGCCGGCCTGCGGTCTTCTTCTTGGACTTGCCATCCCCCTTCACACCCAGCAGGGGGTGCACctctgaaaagagagaggatggaCTCAGGATCAATGTTCagcttttcacaataaaacaaaagaaagacacaatcaattatcaattgataattaaaataattatcaaTTATGATTTCCTCATGTTGGCTAATGCCCATATAATTACCTGCACTAACACTGGCTCACACAGTAAATTCATTATAgtgtacatttccacagcactaattccatcagtacaacagAGTCATGTCATACTCACCACTCTGCTGTTCTCGGTTTTCTTTAACACtaatactgttttcattcattgtattCGTTTCTTTGACCTCATGCAAACATTTACTCATCATCACTgaacaagtacagctgaggatgacgGGAATGTCatgagttttgcaggtatttggtgatAAACCGAAgtattacaattcatcttgagggAAACATAAATGTTCCAAATTGTGTGCTAATCCATCTGGTACATGTTGTACTATTTCACTGGACacaagtgaaaactttgacgTGATGGTGGCGGTTGTGGAAACGTCAGGGGATCACTCaagtcattagaattcatcctctggggaccatgaatgtctttttcaaatgtcatggcaatccatccaataattgttgagatattttagtctggatcGCTGTGGTTGACTGACCGAAAGGCCGACATTACCTTCCCTAGTGCCACTGCGCCAGCATGGCTACAAATAGCAAACTAGAAGTGACCACAATGAGGCAGCATTAGTGTTAAAAGGATAAAATCTTTTCAGCAGTGTTTAGTATGGGATGACTCTGTTGTACTGATAGAATTGGTGCTGTGGGAAAGTGCATTATATTGAATCAAGACAGCAGGTAAACAATCAAGACAACAGGTAAACATGGAGAAAGAGTTGAGTTTGCATAACAGAAAACAGGGAGGCCTCTTACTTAAATATGATCAAAAACAGGGACATTATAAATAAAGGCCCGTCTCTTATACAAAACTGTTTCCAATTTCTTGCAGTTGAGGAAAATAAAGGCCCTGGCCAGTAACTGAAAATGTACCCGATATATAAACCCGACCACAACATTGCAACttgtgtattttattatgtgtgtgtgttattatttttagtcatagttctgttactattaaagctattattgcatatttccattattattataattatagctgctatggctactgctagtgctgccatacatctctgcctgcctgcctgtctgtctgtctgtctgtctgtctctctctctccaacccaaacggtcaaagcagatgaccaccacctagagtctggttctgctcgaggtttctgcctcttaaaaggaagtttttccttgccactgtcggCAaggtgcttgctcatggtgggaactgttctctgtaataacattataaagagtctagacctgctctatttgtaaagtgtcatgagatgacttttgttgtgatttggcgctatataaataaaattgaattgaactgaattcaattgtgtgtatttatcgTTGTGTTCCACTCTCTCACCGTCACTGGGCACCCCCTGCAGCTCAATGGTGGTGGTGCGAGCCTTCTTCTTGGCCGGGCCTCCTTCAGATGAAGGCTGCCGCTGCTTCTTGTCTCCACCGGCCAATGCGTCCTCTGGGGCAGCAGCCTGGACCGAGGCGTCCGGCGGGGGGCCGAAGGGGTTTTCCTCTGGATCCTCGACCTCAGGGGCGATGGGTAGGTACAACAGGGCCTTAtagtcctccagctcctcatcactaaaggacacaaacacagacgagACTGTCAGTAGCTGAAGAGTTCACACAGATTTAGAGTATGAACAGAATCAGCCTCTCTAACATGATACGGTCAGCTGATTTTACAGGCCATGCTCTTTTAGATTTGAGTTTATTTGAGGGATAATTTGATTTAACAGTTATGCAACGTACTCTGAGGCTTTGCCATGTAATACCTTACAggcaattaaaataaataaatagaatcCTACATTCTTAATAAGGTTACATGGTGAGATAAGAAGCCCACGGAGTTATTTGAAAATAGGAGTAATTTAGTTTAATATCTCACCTGCTGCAAAAAGCAACTATGGGGTCAACAGTGGTGACAtccacctcttcatcctctgcagCGTCAGCACCTGCAACACGAGCACAAGTTCATGTGTGAGACATCCAGAGAGAACCAGTAAGAAAGCAGTAAGACCAGTGCATCTAACAGCAGAACACGCGGTGGTCAACACTCAGTCCGAATTAATTGAGTCACTGCAGTGTGATTCCACTTCATACTTATCACCCAGTTTTAATTAGTATGTagtttattagttattagtcCCACATACAAATAAAGACTCCTTATACTTTAACCTTTGCCAATTGGCTTAGGAGCCATGTTATACAACAGATTTTGCTTGAAATTACACACCATCATCATGTTTTAGTCTTTCTTTTATACCAGTGTTGTGTCCTGTAAATTGTGAATTCTGCAAATGATCTGCTTGTTGTAAAAAACACTGTGTGGGAAgggagtatttctacactgtgatCCCCAAACTTCACCCAGTTCGAACAATATTTACAACCAAAGTCAAAACTGCACAAATAAGAACCTCTACAGGCTCTCTGTGAGCCAGAAGAAAACATGTCCACCACACTGTAGCATGTCTACCTGTCTGCTCTGGTTCACTCTTGTCTTCGTCCTCTATGTCGAATTCGGACTCTCGCTCCTCGTACTCCACATTCTCATCCAGCTCTTTAAAGTCTGGAGCAAAAGCGCTCCAGTTTTCCTGCAGACAAACCAAACAGTCACACATCAATCGGACCATGACACCATTTTACATCAACTCAGCTGGTAGTGGTGCTTCATTAAATTCCCACATTTATGACCATAATATGGAACATAGAGCCAAAGCTTTGATTCTGAGTATCAGAAACATGAGACTAACACTGAAGTATCCACCTGTGACACTGTTCATTCATGTACATCCAGCCTTTACTGTCACTGTCTACTTACCACTTGGTTCTGAGCCCAGATGGACACCACTCCACTGGAAATGGAGGCAATAATCGGACGAACAGGATGCCACTggacagaggtcaaaggtgagatGTGTAAATTATCCGATTGAAAATAACACAGCGTCTCAATATAACTGAAAATACATAGACGGGTTGTGCCAATGTTTAAATCTCTACAGTGTTCTTCTTACAGCaacatccagcagcagctctcctctgGTTCCATGCAGGATCTTCACCAGGTTGCCGATGCTCTTCTCCCAGATGTAGAGGGCGTGCTGCCTGGCTGATCCGGCCACGATGTATTCGCCATCGCCGGAGAAACAGCAGCGCTTCCACGGAGTcctgaacacagaaaacacaagtggAGGACATGAACAAACTGAgatcagaggaggagacaaaatgTAACACTTTACCAGCAAGAGAAATAGATGCAATGCAATATTTGCAAGAGCTTGCAGTTCTTTCACATCAATTTTTAGTCCCGTGTTGTCATACCTGTTGACCAGGTCCTGTAGTTTCTGCATGGGCTCAGGTTCACCGTCTCGGCCACAGGTCAGTATCTCCCTGCCGTCATATACTCTGATGATCCGGTCTGCTGTGTTTATGAGGAAGCAACTGCACAGAAAACAGGACAggtgcacaaaaaaaagagctagAAGTAGAGACAGGAGAAAATAACACACAGGAAGAGCTCTGCTTTCACAGCTAGGGCTTTTAAAGCCTTTAAGGTTTCTTTGCTTCTGTGGATcctgtgtacatactgtaatatGGATCTGTTCTACAATCAACATGGAATATGTTAGACTGTGTCACAGAGGATGGAGAACCCCAAATGGACTACAGCCTAATGTTCAAGGTGCGGCTTATGTAGTCcagattgtgtttgtgcattaagGTTTAGACACAGAAAGACCTCCTGATGCCTCTCACCTGCCCTTGCGTGCAAATTCAATTGATTTGATGGCAGTGGTGTTGCTGGTGCCAGTTGTCACTCTGAAGGAAGCCACCAGCTcctgagtgtttgtgttcaacACCAGGATCTGCAACAACAGACAGAGGAACACATGATGGaagtgaaaacaggaaaaacgCTGGACGTCACACACAAGAACAGCTTTGAGTGTAAAATGTGAGTGAAGGGAAATTTACAAATGTTTGGGTATTTATTCATCAAACCTTAAGTAACTGATTTATCAGTTAGATTCTACCACTGGGGATGCcaaaagcagacattttctaATTTTACTTAAATCATTGAGATTTTTTTCTATATAAAATTCGATAAGATCGACGTGATTTAATTGGTGTACTGTTAATAAAGttatgactgaaagagaggCTGACCTTTCCTTTGGCATTGCCAGTGTAGATGTACTCCCCCCGCCTGTCAAAGGCTGCCACCACATTGAGGTCTGAGTCATCGTCCACAGGCAGCACAACATGTTTGGAGTCTGACAGAGTCAGCAGGACCGGGGCTGACTTCATGGGACACACCAGCACCTTGTCCCTAAAGGCAAAGTATATTAAATTATGACTGATCAAGACAAATGAAACTGGAAAACGCCCATCATGTGATGTCACCACCGCTTTTGGTGTATCTGACCAACAGCTGAACCTCAGAACACATCTGATGTAACATGTACATACAGATGCTGTCAGGTCACTCACATGTCTCTGGGGTGGCATTGCAGTTTCAGGATGGGTGAGGGGAAGCGGAACCTCTGGTCACAGTCTCCAGTCAGGACGTCCCACTGCGAGACAATGTTGTCTGTGGAAGCACTCACCAGCTTATGGCCGTCTCGACTCcaactgtgcacacacacaaatatatagcATTCTTTCATTCGTCCTGGGTTTTGCACTCAGTTGTTCAcgtgaaaagtgacagaagtagtAGCGTGAAGAATGGAAAAGACACCCCCAACTTCTACATTGCTGTGGGGATAGGGGTTTTTAGACGATCCAGCTGGCAGTTTGTTTAAAGAATACTGACACCTTAAGGTCTGCAGAGAACATCGGGTCCACATTAAGCCAGTTGTTTTGTCAGGCGATGTCACAATCATAAGATAATGATGTGATCAGCACAGCAGTTTAGGAATGACTGTCAGGATAACAGGCAGTACTTACTGAGCCAAGATCAAATCACTATTTCATACTCATTCTGTTGTCTGACCACAGATTCAGAAAAATACGTAATTGAGAGCAACTATATTGTGAATTCGGCCGTATTACAACACAGTATAAGTGATCACAGAGAGCACCTAGTTCAggtgtttcagtgtggacaGAGATATTTTGATAACAGCCTGGAAGCACACGCATttaattttcacacaaaaaacgAATCTGCTTAGTGTGAACGTAGTCTAAGACGGAGCAGGCGAGGCAGGTAAAAGATGGATATGTATTGGTGCATAAAATGAAGGACATTCATCAGGCAGTGATGACCACACGAACATGCATGATGTGAGATGAGTCTCACCATAAAGAGCAGACTGGGTGGATGTGTGCACTGATGATTTTGGCGATGCCCCGTGTGAGGAAGTCCCAGATGACGATGCGGCCGTCGTTGCAGCCCACAGCCAGCAGGGTGCCCCAGCGGTTGAAGGTGCAGGTGAGGGCCATGCTGATACAGTCCAGAGTGCCATCTGCCTCCtaatgacacacagaaacacaatgaaacacagtcATAAAGCTTGAGTCACCACTGAAGCAGTCCAGGAGTAGCTTCACATATGACTATTGCCTAAATCAAGACACTTCATGTGGTGTTTAGATGATTATCAGTGCACAAATATTATCCAGGACTTCTATCAAGCTCATGTGTACATTATGAGCTGGCGGCTTACCTCTGGGTAGTTCTGCCCGAACGATTCTAGGAGAGgaataacaaaagagacagtGATGAGAAACACTTAACAAAAAAGTAACGTATGTACTAAAGTGACAGCTGactcagaaacacaacacaaccttCCACTAATCATTATTTCATTCTAATTAAGATGGTACAGATATTCTGACAGAGTATTTGGGAAGAGCAGTACaatcaatgttttgttttgagaggAACACATTCAGAAATGTATAACAGATAACCTTTATCAATTTGAGATTAAAGTCAGATATTCATTACAAATACATTAAGAAAGAACTTGGAGTATATCCATGATAAAAACTGGAAACTTTAAACAATTAAGTTGAATATTCACCAGAAAGAAGCAGGAAATTATCCATGAGAAATTTGTGAGAGATATCTTGAAGTTTCATCCAAAGTCTTGGTCAATTCATAAAAAAGAACTCTGAATTTCCCagaaattaaaaatggacatttacaagagaaaaaaaaacatttataatattaatatttaaattcaCCAACAAGAAGGGTGAAGCAGCCAATTTACAAGGTAACTTGAAACAgtcaagagaggaggaaaaaacactgaatttaaagTTTGCAAAGGAAATTTGCAAGTgaaagtcaaaaagaaaaagtgtatGAGTATTGTGAGGTACACTTATTTCAAATCAATAAAAGAGAACTGGTATCAGATCATATCGGCTAATAACCTcgggagaaaataaaatgttagtgctgcagacaaacaaatatttgaaacaaaataattactttttttaaatggaatacAATTTGTCAGATATTCCAAAATGTCCTCCCCAATAAACTTTAATTTCAGATAACTCTTTTTCACAAGGCTGGCTTTAGATTTGCAAGTTCAGGATAAACTTAAGAGACAGTATTTCTCCACTGATTCCctgttttttcactgtttaaaGTTGTGAAACAGGCAGTAGACTTCTATTTTGGTCTATCTTagctcaaaaaacaaaaaccacagtgCCTGGACTAGTACtaacaaataaactaaactgacTGCTTAAAACCCAGATTTAGATATTATTCTAtttctgaaaacagaaataagtcTTATCGCACTGCTTTTCCTCAATCCAGACTTTTACAAACCgatcaaaatattttatttatttatttattctttatgtatttattttttcctgaaTAGTGACGTTACTCCCTGTCATATGGACCAGCTgtgcattgtttttatttcatatcgGTCCTAATAACGTTAAGAGCTAGCAATTCGTAGGCTTGGTGGAATACATATGATGaaattaacaaaacaacatatggTAAAGTATATACTTCCCTACAGAGAAACATCTGATTCAAACACAATAAGAGACAATGTGTCggggctaacgttagctaacggcCACTATGGCTacttccatttccatttcattccaACCAGTACGTACATAAATACTCAGATGATAACTTAGGAGCCAATTTAAGATGAAACGTTTAACAAAACCTAACAGTGTGATTCTAACAATgaaagtatttttaaattagACTCAAATCGGCTGCTGTTAAGATGCTAGGCTAACGTAGATGCTAACCATAACAGGCACACAAAAAGTAAGGGGAatttaaaacaaagaatatgtttttgttaattACCGAGCAGTTCAAGATTCATTGCTGGACGACCGATGATCCAACTGTCCTTAACAACGTTATTTCACTGAAtatttgacaaatgttttaCTCAGATTTACTCTGATACAACCACCGGGGAGACTGGCGCCGAGCCTCCAGTGAGGACCCCAAACAATGCGACGCAAAATATGCCTGAACCAAATAACAGAGATAAGGTGCATTATTATAGAGTTAATAAAAGGGGGAACAAAAACATCCTAtgttaagtaaaaatacataagtattagcatcaaaatatacttaaagtaccaaaataataataataatagaataacatatataataatatcactGGATTATTAGTGAttcattaatgtgtaagcatcacttAAGATGAAGCtagttttaactgttttatatacTGCGGGGTAGCTTGTGAAACTTTCCCCAAGGATCTATGAAGTCGTgttgatataataatatcataatttatttgttgattatattttgtattattaatctgaacctgcaaagtaactaaagttatcaaatacatgtagtggagtgaaagtataaagtaacaaaaaatgaaaatattcaagtaaagtacaagtacctcaaaattgtacttaaatggTAGTAGTAAGGGTCAATAAGGGCCCAGACAGCATATTTTACCGTTGGGCTGCCTAACAGGTTACTCAGGCCATAATTACATATTTGTGTGGTACAGATGACACGTTCATAAAGTCTATTCTGTTCTACTCTATTATGAGAGAATGAAAGTTGCTGCCAACATCATCATGCAGCACTTGACCCTTGACTCTTATCTATACACTATCTTTAACTCTTTATGACTTCAGTCCATGTGT is a window of Enoplosus armatus isolate fEnoArm2 chromosome 3, fEnoArm2.hap1, whole genome shotgun sequence DNA encoding:
- the rbbp5 gene encoding retinoblastoma-binding protein 5 isoform X3 is translated as MNLELLESFGQNYPEEADGTLDCISMALTCTFNRWGTLLAVGCNDGRIVIWDFLTRGIAKIISAHIHPVCSLCWSRDGHKLVSASTDNIVSQWDVLTGDCDQRFRFPSPILKLQCHPRDMDKVLVCPMKSAPVLLTLSDSKHVVLPVDDDSDLNVVAAFDRRGEYIYTGNAKGKILVLNTNTQELVASFRVTTGTSNTTAIKSIEFARKGSCFLINTADRIIRVYDGREILTCGRDGEPEPMQKLQDLVNRTPWKRCCFSGDGEYIVAGSARQHALYIWEKSIGNLVKILHGTRGELLLDVAWHPVRPIIASISSGVVSIWAQNQVENWSAFAPDFKELDENVEYEERESEFDIEDEDKSEPEQTGADAAEDEEVDVTTVDPIVAFCSSDEELEDYKALLYLPIAPEVEDPEENPFGPPPDASVQAAAPEDALAGGDKKQRQPSSEGGPAKKKARTTTIELQGVPSDEVHPLLGVKGDGKSKKKTAGRPKGSKGKDKDFPFRPKPYRGERPSFPVEALGSSGPGGGGGGGMKGRAEGGLATAGSLVSQSYKQHDIGGMD
- the rbbp5 gene encoding retinoblastoma-binding protein 5 isoform X1, encoding MKLQDISHKFLMDNFLLLSESFGQNYPEEADGTLDCISMALTCTFNRWGTLLAVGCNDGRIVIWDFLTRGIAKIISAHIHPVCSLCWSRDGHKLVSASTDNIVSQWDVLTGDCDQRFRFPSPILKLQCHPRDMDKVLVCPMKSAPVLLTLSDSKHVVLPVDDDSDLNVVAAFDRRGEYIYTGNAKGKILVLNTNTQELVASFRVTTGTSNTTAIKSIEFARKGSCFLINTADRIIRVYDGREILTCGRDGEPEPMQKLQDLVNRTPWKRCCFSGDGEYIVAGSARQHALYIWEKSIGNLVKILHGTRGELLLDVAWHPVRPIIASISSGVVSIWAQNQVENWSAFAPDFKELDENVEYEERESEFDIEDEDKSEPEQTGADAAEDEEVDVTTVDPIVAFCSSDEELEDYKALLYLPIAPEVEDPEENPFGPPPDASVQAAAPEDALAGGDKKQRQPSSEGGPAKKKARTTTIELQGVPSDEVHPLLGVKGDGKSKKKTAGRPKGSKGKDKDFPFRPKPYRGERPSFPVEALGSSGPGGGGGGGMKGRAEGGLATAGSLVSQSYKQHDIGGMD
- the rbbp5 gene encoding retinoblastoma-binding protein 5 isoform X4; the encoded protein is MNLELLESFGQNYPEEADGTLDCISMALTCTFNRWGTLLAVGCNDGRIVIWDFLTRGIAKIISAHIHPVCSLCWSRDGHKLVSASTDNIVSQWDVLTGDCDQRFRFPSPILKLQCHPRDMDKVLVCPMKSAPVLLTLSDSKHVVLPVDDDSDLNVVAAFDRRGEYIYTGNAKGKILVLNTNTQELVASFRVTTGTSNTTAIKSIEFARKGSCFLINTADRIIRVYDGREILTCGRDGEPEPMQKLQDLVNRTPWKRCCFSGDGEYIVAGSARQHALYIWEKSIGNLVKILHGTRGELLLDVAWHPVRPIIASISSGVVSIWAQNQVENWSAFAPDFKELDENVEYEERESEFDIEDEDKSEPEQTGADAAEDEEVDVTTVDPIVAFCSSDEELEDYKALLYLPIAPEVEDPEENPFGPPPDASVQAAAPEDALAGGDKKQRQPSSEGGPAKKKARTTTIELQGVPSDEVHPLLGVKGDGKSKKKTAGRPKGSKGKDKDFPFRPKPYRGERPSFPVEALGSSGPGGGGGGGMKGRAEGGLATGSLVSQSYKQHDIGGMD
- the rbbp5 gene encoding retinoblastoma-binding protein 5 isoform X2, whose amino-acid sequence is MKLQDISHKFLMDNFLLLSESFGQNYPEEADGTLDCISMALTCTFNRWGTLLAVGCNDGRIVIWDFLTRGIAKIISAHIHPVCSLCWSRDGHKLVSASTDNIVSQWDVLTGDCDQRFRFPSPILKLQCHPRDMDKVLVCPMKSAPVLLTLSDSKHVVLPVDDDSDLNVVAAFDRRGEYIYTGNAKGKILVLNTNTQELVASFRVTTGTSNTTAIKSIEFARKGSCFLINTADRIIRVYDGREILTCGRDGEPEPMQKLQDLVNRTPWKRCCFSGDGEYIVAGSARQHALYIWEKSIGNLVKILHGTRGELLLDVAWHPVRPIIASISSGVVSIWAQNQVENWSAFAPDFKELDENVEYEERESEFDIEDEDKSEPEQTGADAAEDEEVDVTTVDPIVAFCSSDEELEDYKALLYLPIAPEVEDPEENPFGPPPDASVQAAAPEDALAGGDKKQRQPSSEGGPAKKKARTTTIELQGVPSDEVHPLLGVKGDGKSKKKTAGRPKGSKGKDKDFPFRPKPYRGERPSFPVEALGSSGPGGGGGGGMKGRAEGGLATGSLVSQSYKQHDIGGMD